Proteins encoded in a region of the Chryseobacterium piperi genome:
- a CDS encoding rod shape-determining protein produces MSLFDMFTQEIAIDLGTANTLIIHNNKIVIDQPSIVAIERSTGRPIAVGEQAKHMQGKTHEDIKTIRPLKDGVIADFHASEHMIKEFIKKIPGIKGKFIQPALRIVICIPSGITEVEKRAVRDSAQKVNAKEVRLIYEPMAAAIGVGIDVQKPEGNMIIDIGGGTTEIAVVALGGIVCDKSVKIAGDVFTNDIAYFLRTHHNLYIGERTAERVKIEVGSAVEDLDVDIEDIPVQGRDLITGKPKEIMVGYKEIARALDKSIIRIEDAVMETLSLTPPELAADIYKTGIYLAGGGALLRGLADRLHKKTGLPVFVAEDPLRAVVRGTGIALKNMDKFNFLIK; encoded by the coding sequence ATGAGTTTATTCGATATGTTTACGCAAGAAATTGCGATAGACTTGGGAACTGCTAACACACTTATCATCCATAATAATAAAATTGTTATAGACCAGCCGTCAATCGTTGCGATTGAACGTTCTACTGGCAGGCCGATAGCTGTAGGGGAACAGGCTAAACATATGCAGGGGAAAACCCATGAAGACATCAAAACCATCCGTCCTTTGAAGGATGGAGTTATTGCGGATTTTCATGCTTCTGAGCACATGATCAAAGAATTTATTAAGAAAATTCCTGGGATCAAAGGTAAATTTATTCAACCTGCTCTAAGAATCGTTATCTGTATTCCTTCCGGGATTACCGAAGTTGAGAAAAGAGCGGTAAGAGACTCTGCACAAAAAGTAAATGCAAAAGAAGTAAGGCTGATTTATGAGCCGATGGCAGCTGCAATAGGAGTTGGGATAGATGTACAAAAACCTGAAGGAAATATGATCATCGATATAGGTGGTGGTACTACTGAAATTGCAGTAGTTGCTTTAGGAGGTATTGTTTGTGACAAATCTGTGAAAATTGCAGGAGATGTATTTACAAATGATATCGCATATTTTCTGAGAACTCACCATAATCTTTATATTGGTGAAAGAACAGCTGAGCGAGTGAAAATAGAAGTGGGATCTGCTGTTGAAGATTTAGACGTTGATATTGAAGATATTCCGGTACAAGGTAGAGACCTTATTACAGGAAAACCAAAAGAAATCATGGTGGGCTACAAAGAAATTGCCCGTGCATTGGATAAATCTATTATCAGAATTGAAGACGCAGTTATGGAGACGCTTTCTTTAACGCCTCCTGAATTGGCTGCTGATATTTATAAAACAGGTATTTATCTTGCTGGAGGTGGTGCATTGTTGAGAGGTCTGGCGGACAGATTACACAAGAAGACAGGTCTTCCTGTTTTTGTAGCTGAAGATCCGTTGAGAGCGGTAGTTCGCGGGACTGGTATTGCACTTAAGAATATGGATAAATTCAATTTCTTAATTAAATAA
- a CDS encoding peptidoglycan D,D-transpeptidase FtsI family protein, translated as MNTRYLKIFAVVAVIALIFVARLAYLQLFTDRYALNAANTSIKTEYVIPQRGVIFDRNGKIMVGNQPAYEISFTQALMKPDFDTLAFCSLMKITKPDFIRRINTITKEKYYSKLTPMTFMKDLSREDIARVQEIIFKYPAFSIVSRPQRQYEVSTSGNLLGYTNEVNERDIKKDSIYYLPGDFIGKSGVEKSYEKELRGVKGIKYIQKDIRLRNIGSYKDGALDKDVITGKDVTLTIDYDLQKTAEEMLVNKHGAIVAIDPNNGEILVAATGPDVDPNLFTGPNKSRNLYRLGKDTLYENKPTFDRSLQAAYPPGSTFKLLTALAGMQMGVMDENTIFPCGGGFNYKGLRIKGHGGAVPLIPSIQVSSNCYFSYAYLAIVNKYPGDPSRGVDEWKKIMSSFGVGEFLNNDLAVGSKGRIPSGEMYEKRAKTKNWSPLSTGAVFNGMGQGDVLLTPLQLANFVAAIANKGWYYTPHIVKSVDGKPNPDPRFKKKHKTLVDTKHFDPVLKGMEAVVLRGTARSLKSNDFTQLAKTGTAQVPQGKDNSIFVLIAPADKPKIVVVAVMEHAGFGATWAGPASTVIAEKYITGDLKRENLYKKMVNASFMPEYKRQWVADLKRKGLYKDPKLDSIKLKKKQDSLDFIKKQKEQLKKQIEAETTPQKTKEQ; from the coding sequence TTGAACACACGTTATTTAAAAATCTTTGCCGTTGTCGCCGTTATTGCTCTTATTTTTGTAGCAAGGCTTGCTTATTTGCAATTATTTACGGATCGATATGCCCTCAACGCGGCGAATACCTCAATTAAAACTGAATATGTTATTCCTCAGAGGGGAGTAATTTTTGATAGGAATGGGAAAATTATGGTAGGCAATCAGCCTGCCTATGAAATCTCTTTTACTCAGGCATTGATGAAGCCTGACTTTGATACATTGGCTTTTTGTAGTTTAATGAAAATTACAAAACCTGATTTCATTAGAAGAATCAATACCATTACGAAAGAGAAATATTATTCGAAACTGACTCCGATGACATTCATGAAGGACCTCAGCAGAGAAGATATTGCAAGAGTTCAGGAAATTATTTTCAAATATCCAGCTTTCAGTATTGTTTCAAGACCTCAAAGACAATATGAGGTTTCTACATCCGGAAACTTATTGGGATATACCAATGAGGTGAATGAAAGGGATATCAAAAAAGATTCTATTTATTATTTACCGGGAGACTTCATTGGAAAATCTGGAGTAGAAAAATCCTATGAAAAGGAGCTTCGCGGGGTAAAGGGAATAAAGTATATACAAAAAGACATCAGACTTCGAAACATAGGCTCTTATAAAGATGGGGCTTTGGATAAAGATGTTATCACCGGAAAAGATGTTACCCTTACCATCGATTATGACCTACAAAAGACAGCAGAAGAAATGTTGGTTAATAAACATGGGGCTATTGTTGCCATTGATCCTAATAACGGAGAGATTTTAGTTGCGGCTACCGGACCTGATGTTGACCCTAATCTTTTCACTGGTCCTAATAAATCCAGAAACCTATATAGGTTAGGGAAAGATACTCTTTACGAAAACAAGCCTACATTTGACCGATCACTTCAGGCAGCCTATCCTCCGGGGTCTACGTTTAAGCTTTTGACAGCACTAGCCGGAATGCAAATGGGTGTTATGGATGAAAATACAATTTTTCCATGTGGAGGAGGTTTTAATTATAAAGGATTAAGAATCAAAGGTCATGGGGGAGCTGTCCCTTTAATCCCTTCAATACAGGTGTCCAGTAACTGTTATTTTTCCTATGCCTATCTGGCGATTGTCAATAAGTATCCTGGAGATCCATCCAGAGGGGTTGATGAATGGAAAAAAATCATGAGCAGTTTTGGAGTTGGAGAATTTTTAAACAACGATTTAGCAGTAGGGTCTAAAGGTAGAATTCCTAGTGGGGAGATGTATGAAAAGAGAGCTAAAACTAAAAACTGGAGCCCACTTTCAACAGGAGCTGTTTTTAATGGAATGGGGCAAGGTGATGTTCTGTTAACTCCATTGCAATTAGCCAACTTTGTCGCAGCAATTGCTAATAAAGGCTGGTATTATACACCACATATTGTTAAGTCTGTAGATGGAAAACCAAACCCTGATCCAAGATTTAAGAAAAAACATAAGACATTAGTAGATACTAAACATTTCGATCCTGTTTTAAAAGGAATGGAAGCGGTGGTTCTAAGAGGTACTGCAAGAAGTCTAAAATCAAATGATTTTACACAGTTGGCAAAGACAGGAACAGCGCAGGTTCCACAAGGAAAGGATAACTCTATTTTTGTATTGATTGCTCCGGCTGATAAACCAAAAATTGTAGTGGTAGCCGTAATGGAACATGCTGGATTTGGAGCTACCTGGGCAGGACCGGCATCTACGGTTATTGCTGAGAAGTATATTACGGGAGACTTAAAAAGAGAAAATCTTTATAAGAAAATGGTAAACGCAAGCTTTATGCCTGAATATAAAAGGCAATGGGTTGCGGACTTAAAACGTAAAGGTTTATATAAAGATCCTAAATTAGATTCCATAAAGCTTAAGAAAAAACAAGACAGCCTGGATTTTATTAAAAAACAAAAAGAACAACTTAAGAAGCAAATAGAAGCAGAAACAACCCCTCAAAAAACCAAAGAGCAATGA
- a CDS encoding uroporphyrinogen-III synthase yields MKILFTKNIDPSVLSKEIGEHVTADCIEVIKTIPLQVHPFDLKNYSLIFTSANGVIAFFKNQFKPNEDFTAKNYNKIYCVGEKTKRELRKNGFGTFKVLKNAEALSSFIIGHCPHEQFLHFCGNLALDVLDCDLPLQNIKYKKVTIYKTEEINPLITEKYHAVVFFSPSGVRSFAKQNSLEGIQLFSIGETTSGELKKYTQEQIFTSEGNTLTSIMDLIRRELKNNQ; encoded by the coding sequence ATGAAAATCTTATTTACCAAAAATATAGACCCATCTGTTTTATCCAAAGAAATTGGAGAGCATGTTACGGCTGACTGTATTGAGGTAATTAAAACGATTCCGTTACAGGTTCATCCATTTGATCTGAAAAATTATTCTCTCATTTTCACAAGTGCTAATGGAGTAATTGCTTTTTTTAAAAATCAATTCAAACCCAATGAGGATTTTACAGCAAAAAATTACAATAAGATTTATTGTGTCGGAGAGAAAACAAAAAGAGAGTTAAGAAAAAATGGATTCGGCACTTTCAAGGTTCTGAAAAATGCAGAAGCATTATCTTCATTCATTATCGGACACTGCCCGCATGAACAATTCCTGCATTTTTGCGGAAATCTGGCTCTCGATGTTCTCGACTGCGATCTGCCGCTGCAAAATATCAAATATAAGAAAGTAACGATCTACAAGACAGAGGAAATTAATCCTTTAATAACTGAAAAATATCATGCTGTAGTTTTTTTCAGTCCAAGTGGAGTTCGTAGTTTTGCAAAACAAAATTCACTGGAAGGCATTCAGCTTTTCTCGATAGGAGAAACTACTTCCGGTGAGCTTAAAAAATACACACAAGAACAAATTTTCACTTCTGAAGGCAATACATTGACATCCATTATGGATCTCATCAGAAGAGAACTTAAAAATAACCAGTGA
- the hemA gene encoding glutamyl-tRNA reductase — protein sequence MLQYSNIHQTSNFAVLSISYEKADGETRGKFAFFDENIKSFVTRIHDENLGDAFVVSTCNRTEIYTTTPNYLLVAEEYCKTIGVNITDFLQFANILTKEEALKHLFRVAAGLESQIIGDFEIIGQIKKAYSRFKKERQNSNPYLERAINSAIQISKRIKNETGISNGAASVSYAAVHYILNNQKRITEKNILLLGVGEIGQNTVENLVKHVYQPKIKIANRTQEKAEKISQKYSIPHVDYADFDEELKNTDILIVATGAKHPIVNQSHFPNGKETLVIDLSIPHNVEKDVTQNKNVTLIDVDELSKQIQETIQQREKEIPKAELIIKEMTKDFLEWEKKRKLAPNIHHFKAVLKNMERNEMHQFYRKNKYINIDDMALSEKMIQKITNRFAKYIIDNPWKAEEISKLMHEILVEQPNNEFNEKH from the coding sequence ATGTTACAGTATTCTAATATACATCAGACGTCAAATTTCGCAGTACTTTCTATAAGCTACGAGAAAGCGGATGGAGAAACACGTGGGAAATTTGCGTTTTTTGATGAAAATATAAAAAGTTTTGTTACCCGAATTCATGATGAAAATTTAGGGGATGCTTTTGTGGTTTCCACCTGTAACAGAACGGAGATTTATACCACTACCCCCAATTACCTTTTGGTTGCCGAAGAGTACTGCAAAACAATCGGGGTAAATATCACAGACTTTCTTCAGTTTGCCAATATCTTAACCAAAGAAGAGGCATTGAAACATTTGTTCAGGGTAGCTGCCGGTCTGGAAAGCCAGATTATCGGAGACTTTGAAATTATCGGACAAATTAAAAAGGCCTATAGCCGATTTAAGAAAGAAAGACAGAATTCGAATCCTTATTTAGAACGAGCCATCAATTCTGCCATCCAGATTTCAAAAAGAATCAAAAACGAAACGGGGATCTCCAATGGCGCTGCTTCTGTTTCCTACGCAGCAGTTCATTACATCCTTAATAATCAAAAAAGAATTACCGAAAAAAACATCTTGCTTTTAGGAGTAGGAGAAATCGGACAAAATACGGTTGAAAATTTAGTAAAACATGTCTATCAGCCAAAAATAAAAATCGCTAACAGAACTCAGGAGAAAGCAGAGAAAATTTCCCAGAAATATTCAATTCCTCATGTTGATTATGCTGATTTTGACGAAGAACTAAAAAATACGGACATCCTTATTGTAGCAACAGGAGCAAAACATCCTATTGTAAACCAATCCCATTTCCCGAATGGAAAAGAAACTTTAGTGATCGACCTTTCTATTCCCCATAATGTTGAAAAAGATGTTACCCAAAATAAAAATGTAACCCTGATTGATGTGGATGAGCTTTCAAAACAAATTCAGGAAACCATCCAGCAAAGGGAAAAAGAAATTCCTAAAGCAGAACTCATAATCAAGGAAATGACAAAAGACTTTCTCGAATGGGAAAAAAAGAGAAAACTCGCTCCTAACATCCACCATTTCAAAGCAGTTCTTAAAAATATGGAACGTAATGAAATGCACCAGTTTTACAGAAAAAACAAATACATCAATATAGACGATATGGCGCTTTCTGAGAAAATGATTCAGAAAATCACCAACCGTTTTGCAAAATACATCATAGACAATCCTTGGAAAGCCGAAGAAATTAGTAAATTAATGCACGAAATATTAGTTGAACAACCAAACAACGAATTCAATGAAAAGCATTAG
- a CDS encoding C40 family peptidase → MKKRVLSYLVALVSTVSMQSCATNYVVSKPATYTKEYKTDAKLASIDTKKMEQDKKQLINSFISEKAAVLSNAKNTLKNSEIAKAIKHNKTIDNILTEAETYLGTPYRYGGTTRNGIDCSAFVLSVFGAAAGLSLPRVAASQSHEGERIAKEDLQKGDLIFFSHGRRISHVGIVESVSEEGEIKFIHAATSKGVMISSLNDSYWGPKFRFAKRVINEYGDAYNNLAATTASTSTSF, encoded by the coding sequence ATGAAGAAAAGAGTTTTGTCTTATTTAGTTGCTTTAGTCTCTACTGTGTCCATGCAATCTTGCGCTACAAACTACGTAGTATCAAAACCAGCAACTTACACTAAAGAATACAAAACAGATGCCAAACTAGCTTCTATTGATACCAAGAAAATGGAGCAGGATAAGAAGCAATTGATCAATTCTTTTATCTCAGAAAAGGCAGCCGTTTTATCCAATGCGAAAAATACATTAAAGAATTCTGAGATTGCCAAAGCAATCAAACATAATAAAACCATCGACAATATTCTAACTGAAGCTGAAACATACCTAGGAACTCCTTACAGATATGGAGGGACAACAAGAAACGGTATAGATTGTTCAGCTTTTGTTCTTTCTGTATTCGGAGCAGCAGCAGGTCTTAGCTTACCAAGAGTAGCCGCTTCTCAATCTCACGAAGGAGAAAGAATCGCAAAGGAAGACTTACAGAAAGGAGATTTAATTTTCTTTTCTCACGGAAGAAGAATTTCTCACGTAGGTATTGTAGAAAGTGTTTCTGAAGAAGGTGAGATAAAATTCATTCATGCAGCCACTTCAAAAGGAGTGATGATCTCTTCACTTAATGATTCATATTGGGGTCCGAAATTCAGATTCGCAAAAAGGGTAATCAATGAATATGGTGATGCATATAATAACCTAGCTGCAACAACAGCATCAACATCTACAAGTTTTTAA
- a CDS encoding pentapeptide repeat-containing protein codes for MKEAYVLDQTFENTAFSQLEKGEYENCTFRNCNLEYADFSFFSFNDCEFIGCNLSMVKLVSTAFRDVIFKECKMFGLQFNDCNEFGLSFRFEDCSLNNSVFYKTSIKKTIFKNSRLNEVDFEGSDLSNAVFMNCDLSGAIFENTNLEKADFRTSFSYSINPETNRLKKAKFSLSEVYGLLYRLDIEIDRNS; via the coding sequence ATGAAAGAAGCATATGTCTTGGATCAAACTTTCGAAAACACTGCCTTTTCACAACTTGAAAAAGGAGAATATGAAAACTGTACGTTCCGCAACTGTAATTTAGAATATGCAGATTTTTCGTTTTTCAGCTTTAATGATTGTGAATTCATAGGATGCAATTTAAGTATGGTCAAACTTGTTTCGACAGCTTTTCGGGATGTCATCTTCAAGGAATGTAAAATGTTCGGGTTGCAGTTTAATGACTGTAACGAGTTTGGGCTTTCGTTTAGGTTTGAAGATTGTTCGCTGAATAATTCTGTCTTTTATAAAACATCGATTAAGAAAACGATATTTAAAAACTCAAGACTTAACGAAGTTGATTTCGAAGGGAGTGATCTTTCGAATGCAGTCTTTATGAATTGTGATTTATCTGGTGCAATCTTTGAAAATACCAATCTTGAGAAAGCGGATTTCAGAACTTCATTCAGTTATTCTATTAATCCTGAAACAAACAGGCTAAAGAAGGCCAAATTTTCACTTTCTGAAGTTTATGGTCTCTTGTATAGACTCGATATAGAAATAGATAGAAATAGCTGA
- the rodA gene encoding rod shape-determining protein RodA yields MKWTEGLDKLGLGLYFLLCIFAIANIYSVEPASGTRQAVWFGVSVFVGIIIFFTRTKFFENMAGIIYIVGVLLLIGLFPFGKEVLGQKNWYKFGPLSLQPVEFAKLGTALMLANYVSSPDFNLNNKKSLLTSLAIVGIPGIVVLAIPDVGSLLVFVAFFIALYREGLSGFLFGIGFLFASVFLVSLAVDPIYVVIAIVVIAGILIALNYYRMSWDVISISSIAGSILLLCGLAFATPYILEKLPKHQRERIEVLYKGEKAFRDTSGYNLLYSKTAIGSGGLLGKGYREGSVTQGKFVPEQSTDYIFCTVGEEWGFVGSAALVLCYMLYIGRIYYLAEKQKSTFNRVFGYCFASILLMHFSINLGMVMGLFPTVGIPLPYFSYGGSSLLAFSTMTFIFFKLNYFDKNSLV; encoded by the coding sequence ATGAAATGGACAGAAGGATTAGATAAATTAGGTCTTGGTTTATATTTCTTGCTTTGCATATTTGCTATAGCAAATATCTATAGTGTGGAACCTGCAAGTGGAACGAGACAGGCTGTATGGTTTGGAGTTTCTGTTTTTGTGGGGATTATTATTTTTTTTACCAGAACTAAATTCTTCGAAAATATGGCAGGGATCATCTATATTGTAGGTGTTCTTTTGCTGATAGGTCTGTTTCCATTTGGGAAAGAAGTGCTTGGTCAGAAGAACTGGTATAAATTCGGCCCTCTGAGTTTGCAGCCTGTAGAATTTGCCAAATTGGGAACAGCTCTGATGTTAGCTAATTACGTTTCCAGTCCTGATTTTAATTTGAATAATAAAAAATCACTGCTAACTTCTTTGGCTATTGTAGGAATTCCTGGAATTGTTGTACTGGCGATTCCTGATGTAGGGTCATTGTTGGTTTTTGTAGCCTTTTTTATTGCCTTATACAGAGAAGGCTTAAGTGGCTTCTTGTTTGGTATCGGGTTTCTTTTTGCCTCGGTATTTTTAGTATCACTAGCAGTGGATCCTATTTATGTGGTTATTGCTATCGTGGTTATTGCCGGAATTTTAATTGCACTGAACTATTATAGAATGTCCTGGGATGTTATCTCTATTTCAAGTATAGCGGGGTCTATATTGTTGTTATGTGGTTTAGCATTTGCAACACCTTATATTCTGGAAAAGCTTCCTAAGCACCAGAGAGAAAGGATTGAAGTTCTCTATAAAGGAGAAAAAGCGTTTAGAGATACATCTGGATACAATTTGCTTTATTCTAAAACGGCAATTGGTTCAGGTGGGCTTTTAGGAAAAGGATATCGCGAAGGATCAGTGACTCAGGGGAAATTTGTTCCTGAGCAGAGTACCGATTATATTTTCTGTACAGTGGGTGAAGAGTGGGGGTTTGTAGGAAGTGCAGCTCTGGTATTGTGCTATATGTTATATATCGGAAGGATCTACTACCTGGCTGAGAAGCAGAAGTCCACTTTTAATCGGGTTTTTGGCTATTGCTTTGCCTCGATACTGCTGATGCACTTTTCCATCAATTTAGGGATGGTTATGGGGCTTTTCCCGACCGTTGGGATTCCGTTGCCTTATTTTAGTTATGGAGGAAGCTCCCTGTTAGCCTTTTCTACAATGACTTTTATCTTTTTTAAACTGAACTACTTCGATAAAAATAGTTTAGTGTAG
- the hemC gene encoding hydroxymethylbilane synthase, with the protein MKSIRIGTRNSALALWQAREVARYLQNNNYMTEIVPIVSSGDKNLNQPLYSLGITGVFTRDLDIALLNDEIDIAVHSLKDVPTQLPQHIELIAYLERDFPQDVLIRKESSRDKEFHELKLATSSLRRRAFWLKYYPDATFSDIRGNIQTRLQKLEEQDFDATILSLAGIKRMKMDIDYEMLPLMIPAPSQGVIAVAGHSDKKEINEIVNQINHKETQICVEIERNFLSTLEGGCTAPIGAFAEIFDDQIRFKAALCSLDGKNCIATDESFIYNDSENFGEKYAKIVLENGGKELMAEIKSQI; encoded by the coding sequence ATGAAAAGCATTAGAATAGGAACAAGAAATTCAGCACTTGCTCTTTGGCAGGCAAGAGAAGTTGCAAGATATTTGCAAAACAATAATTACATGACAGAGATTGTGCCCATCGTTTCTTCGGGGGATAAAAATCTCAATCAACCATTATATTCTTTAGGAATTACAGGTGTCTTCACAAGAGATCTCGATATCGCATTATTAAACGACGAAATAGATATTGCTGTACATTCTTTAAAGGATGTACCTACTCAGCTGCCTCAACACATTGAGCTTATTGCTTACCTGGAAAGAGATTTTCCTCAGGATGTCTTAATAAGAAAAGAATCATCCAGAGATAAAGAATTCCATGAACTAAAACTAGCGACAAGTAGCTTAAGAAGAAGAGCCTTCTGGTTAAAGTATTATCCCGACGCTACTTTTTCTGATATTCGTGGTAATATTCAGACCCGACTTCAAAAATTAGAGGAACAGGATTTTGATGCCACTATCTTATCTTTAGCAGGCATTAAAAGAATGAAGATGGATATTGATTATGAAATGCTTCCATTAATGATTCCGGCACCATCTCAGGGAGTCATTGCTGTTGCGGGCCATTCTGACAAAAAAGAAATCAACGAAATCGTTAATCAAATCAACCATAAAGAAACACAAATCTGTGTTGAGATTGAGAGAAACTTTCTAAGCACTCTTGAAGGAGGTTGTACTGCTCCCATAGGAGCCTTTGCTGAAATATTCGATGATCAGATCCGTTTTAAAGCTGCCCTTTGCTCTTTAGATGGGAAAAACTGCATTGCTACTGATGAAAGCTTCATCTACAATGATTCTGAAAATTTTGGAGAAAAATACGCAAAAATCGTTCTTGAAAACGGAGGTAAAGAATTGATGGCAGAAATCAAAAGTCAAATCTAA
- the mreC gene encoding rod shape-determining protein MreC, with product MGFLLRLFSKNALFVFFIFLQIIALVLIFSKNAMQKSWIAGQSAALNSWVSGYIDEGVSYLKLKQINEDLVAQNKALMVELYGKDGAKKPVFRKVHDTLGGGQIYTFVDGEIVFNSINRRNNYFTINRGRRDGVFPQMGVMAPKGIAGIVINSTDSYALVQSVLSVNRIRINASLKKSGYFGTLTWNGDNSRVMHLADIPKYVALKVGDTIVTDGKSAIFPKGVMIGTVAGYSVDNKTGFWDISVELSEKMGSLSKVYVVKSLKKAEVQKIQDTLQAVIKKEND from the coding sequence ATGGGATTTTTGCTGAGATTATTTTCGAAGAACGCTCTTTTTGTCTTCTTTATTTTCTTGCAAATTATTGCTCTGGTTCTGATATTCTCTAAGAATGCCATGCAGAAATCCTGGATTGCCGGCCAATCAGCCGCATTAAATTCATGGGTTTCCGGATATATCGATGAAGGGGTTTCTTATCTGAAGCTTAAGCAGATCAATGAAGATCTTGTTGCTCAGAATAAAGCCTTAATGGTTGAGCTGTATGGAAAAGACGGTGCCAAAAAACCAGTTTTCAGAAAAGTTCACGATACTTTAGGAGGAGGACAGATTTATACATTTGTAGATGGAGAAATTGTTTTCAACAGTATCAACAGAAGAAACAACTATTTTACAATCAATCGTGGCCGGAGAGATGGCGTATTTCCTCAAATGGGGGTTATGGCACCTAAAGGAATTGCAGGGATTGTAATCAACTCTACAGATAGCTATGCATTAGTCCAGTCGGTTTTAAGTGTAAACAGAATCCGGATCAATGCATCTTTAAAAAAATCGGGATATTTTGGAACCTTAACCTGGAATGGAGATAATTCCAGAGTCATGCATTTGGCTGATATTCCAAAATATGTTGCTTTAAAGGTAGGAGATACTATTGTTACCGATGGGAAATCAGCAATCTTTCCAAAGGGAGTTATGATTGGGACTGTTGCGGGATACTCTGTAGATAATAAGACTGGATTTTGGGATATATCCGTAGAACTGAGTGAAAAGATGGGTTCTTTGAGCAAAGTATATGTGGTTAAAAGCCTTAAAAAAGCTGAGGTTCAGAAGATTCAGGATACATTACAAGCAGTAATAAAAAAAGAAAATGATTAG
- the hemE gene encoding uroporphyrinogen decarboxylase — protein MIKNDLYLKALRGETVERPPVWMMRQAGRYLPEFIALREKYDFFTRCQTPELAAEITVQPIRRYPLDAAILFSDILVVPQAMGIDFKMKESVGPWLDNPIRTMEQVQNIEVPNVDDTLGYVFDAIELTLLKLDNEIPLIGFAGSPWTILCYCVEGKGSKAFDIAKSFCFKQPEAAHLLLQKITDTTIAYLKRKVEKGVSAVQIFDSWGGMLSPEDYQEFSWQYINQIVEALSPLSHVVVFGKGCWFALEDMTMSKASALGVDWTIKPEFARTLTNHTMTLQGNFDPARLHSTPETIKKMVNEMINRFGKDRYIANLGHGILPNIPLENAEAFIRAVVDWKPNI, from the coding sequence ATGATTAAAAACGACCTATATTTAAAAGCACTTCGTGGGGAAACCGTAGAAAGACCTCCAGTCTGGATGATGAGACAAGCAGGAAGATATCTTCCCGAATTTATTGCTCTTCGTGAAAAATATGATTTCTTTACAAGATGTCAGACTCCAGAATTGGCCGCTGAAATTACAGTACAACCAATCCGTAGATACCCTTTGGATGCCGCTATCTTATTTTCCGATATTCTGGTAGTTCCACAGGCAATGGGGATTGATTTTAAAATGAAAGAATCAGTTGGTCCCTGGTTGGATAATCCCATCAGAACAATGGAGCAGGTTCAAAATATCGAAGTACCCAATGTAGATGACACATTAGGTTATGTTTTTGATGCTATAGAACTTACATTATTAAAGTTAGATAATGAAATTCCATTAATAGGTTTTGCCGGATCACCATGGACAATCCTTTGTTATTGCGTAGAAGGAAAAGGTAGTAAGGCTTTTGATATTGCCAAATCTTTCTGTTTTAAGCAGCCGGAAGCCGCCCATTTACTTCTTCAGAAGATTACAGATACCACGATTGCTTATTTAAAAAGAAAAGTGGAAAAAGGGGTGTCTGCAGTACAGATTTTCGATTCGTGGGGTGGCATGCTTTCTCCTGAAGACTATCAGGAATTCTCTTGGCAATACATCAATCAGATTGTTGAAGCCTTAAGCCCACTTTCTCATGTTGTAGTATTCGGAAAAGGATGCTGGTTTGCTTTGGAAGATATGACCATGTCCAAAGCTTCTGCTCTTGGAGTAGACTGGACGATCAAACCTGAATTTGCCAGAACACTGACCAATCACACAATGACCCTACAGGGAAATTTTGATCCTGCACGATTGCATTCAACTCCTGAAACGATTAAGAAAATGGTTAATGAGATGATCAACCGTTTTGGAAAAGACCGATATATAGCAAATCTAGGGCATGGGATCTTACCTAATATTCCTTTGGAAAATGCTGAAGCATTTATTCGTGCGGTTGTCGATTGGAAACCCAATATTTAA